The following are from one region of the Coffea eugenioides isolate CCC68of chromosome 2, Ceug_1.0, whole genome shotgun sequence genome:
- the LOC113754822 gene encoding exportin-7-like: MFPEILKTLFEIVLFEDLGNQWRLSRPMITLILVNEQILTDLKAHILSSQPIDQHQRLSLCFDKLMVDVNRSLDSNNRNKFTQNLTLFRNDFPMK, encoded by the exons ATGTTCCCAGAG ATACTCAAGACCCTCTTTGAGATAGTTTTGTTTGAGGATCTTGGCAATCAGTGGAGACTTAGCAGACCAATGATAACCTTGATACTTGTAAATGAGCAG ATACTAACAGATCTGAAAGCTCATATTTTGTCTTCACAG CCAATAGATCAGCATCAGCGCCTTTCCCTGTGCTTTGACAAATTAATGGTTGATGTTAATCGAAGCTTGGATTCAAACAATCGAAACAAGTTTACCCAGAATTTGACATTATTTAGGAATGATTTTCCTATGAAATAG